The proteins below are encoded in one region of Euryarchaeota archaeon:
- a CDS encoding DNA-directed RNA polymerase subunit D — protein sequence MQVEIRELTDTKASLVISDVNHAFVNALRRTLVADVPKLAIEDVVIYDNTSALFDEMISHRLGLLPIPTDLKLFQPRETCSACHGEGCPTCTVIFTLSKEGPGMVYSSDLQPADRKFAVKDERVPIVKLGENQRVMLEAHAILATGTRHAKWSPVHGAGYKEYPIVKIKGDTSETVEGRICPTDAITEKDGHITLVDVEKCTLCMNCVNVAGDAVEISSEPRRFIFRFETDGSVTAKEALQHAIQTLMSRVKAVDEIAVAK from the coding sequence ATGCAAGTTGAGATCCGCGAACTCACCGACACCAAGGCTAGCCTCGTCATCTCCGACGTGAACCACGCCTTCGTGAACGCCCTTCGACGTACGCTCGTCGCGGACGTCCCGAAGCTCGCGATCGAGGACGTCGTGATCTACGACAACACGTCCGCGTTGTTCGACGAGATGATCTCCCACCGGTTGGGGCTCCTACCTATCCCGACAGACCTCAAGCTTTTCCAACCGCGCGAGACCTGTTCCGCCTGCCACGGGGAAGGCTGTCCCACATGCACCGTCATCTTCACACTTTCGAAGGAGGGCCCTGGCATGGTCTATTCGAGCGACCTCCAACCGGCCGACCGCAAGTTCGCAGTGAAGGACGAAAGGGTCCCGATCGTGAAGCTCGGCGAGAACCAGCGCGTGATGCTGGAGGCGCATGCGATCCTCGCAACGGGCACGCGCCACGCCAAGTGGTCGCCCGTCCATGGTGCCGGGTACAAGGAGTACCCGATCGTCAAGATCAAGGGCGACACTTCCGAGACCGTGGAGGGCCGGATCTGCCCGACCGACGCCATCACCGAGAAAGACGGCCATATCACGCTCGTTGACGTGGAGAAGTGCACGCTCTGCATGAACTGCGTGAACGTCGCCGGCGACGCGGTGGAGATAAGCTCCGAGCCAAGGAGATTCATCTTCCGGTTCGAGACGGACGGCTCGGTCACTGCAAAGGAAGCCTTGCAGCACGCAATCCAGACGCTCATGAGCCGGGTCAAGGCTGTGGACGAGATCGCGGTGGCGAAGTAA
- a CDS encoding 30S ribosomal protein S11: MTALTKWGIANIYASYNNIIITVTDLTGAETITKCTGGMVVKAAKDESSPYAAMKAAERVAEAAREKGIEAMHVKVRAPGGHKSKSPGPGAQAAIRALARAGVKIGRIEDVTPVPHDGTKKKGGRRGRRV; encoded by the coding sequence ATGACCGCGCTCACGAAATGGGGCATCGCGAACATCTACGCCTCGTACAACAACATCATCATCACCGTGACCGACCTCACCGGCGCCGAGACCATCACCAAGTGCACCGGCGGCATGGTCGTAAAGGCCGCCAAGGACGAATCGAGCCCCTATGCCGCGATGAAGGCCGCCGAAAGGGTGGCCGAGGCCGCTCGTGAGAAGGGGATCGAAGCGATGCACGTGAAGGTGCGAGCCCCTGGCGGTCACAAATCGAAGTCACCGGGTCCCGGCGCGCAGGCCGCGATAAGGGCGCTTGCCCGGGCCGGCGTCAAGATCGGGCGCATCGAAGACGTGACGCCCGTGCCGCACGATGGCACGAAGAAAAAGGGCGGTAGGCGCGGCCGAAGGGTGTAA
- a CDS encoding 30S ribosomal protein S13, whose translation MAEKSAPVAAEKPDFKYIVRIANTDLNGKHHVELALATVKGIGIRTAGVIADRAGVRRLEKLGNLQDADIAKLEEAVDSFVETAPRWLLNRALDVEIGSSMHLVGADLEGKRRDDINRMKKIRSYKGVRHEDGQKVRGQRSKSNGRTGLTVGVQRKAIQQAAAGKKDDDKGAKKEAKKPDGKKPEAKKAEAKK comes from the coding sequence ATGGCGGAAAAGAGCGCGCCCGTCGCGGCGGAGAAACCGGACTTCAAGTACATCGTCCGGATCGCGAACACGGACCTCAACGGCAAGCACCACGTCGAGCTCGCCCTCGCCACCGTCAAGGGCATAGGCATCCGAACGGCCGGCGTCATCGCCGACCGCGCAGGGGTGCGACGCCTCGAAAAACTTGGTAACCTTCAGGACGCGGACATCGCGAAGCTCGAAGAAGCGGTCGATAGCTTCGTGGAGACGGCCCCCCGGTGGCTTCTCAACAGGGCCCTCGACGTCGAAATCGGCTCTTCCATGCACCTCGTCGGCGCGGACCTCGAGGGAAAAAGGCGCGACGACATCAACCGCATGAAGAAGATCCGGTCGTACAAGGGCGTCCGCCACGAGGACGGCCAGAAGGTCCGCGGCCAACGCTCAAAAAGCAATGGTCGCACCGGACTCACCGTCGGTGTGCAGCGCAAGGCCATCCAGCAGGCCGCCGCCGGGAAGAAAGACGACGACAAGGGCGCGAAGAAGGAAGCCAAGAAGCCAGATGGCAAGAAGCCAGAGGCCAAGAAGGCCGAGGCAAAGAAGTAA
- a CDS encoding 30S ribosomal protein S4 → MGDPKFSRKKYETPNHPWQGTRIQEENVLVAKYGLKNKTELWKAQTFLRNFRGQARDLLGRQGQGVAQVERETKQLLARLHTLGVVSDNATLDDVLALNTEAILTRRLQTQAYLKGLAGTIEQGRQFIVHRHVTVNGRVVTIPGHLVKRSEEGAIAWHADSAVAMDSHPMHPKPRANIVLETPVFQPRDKFGRGGPPRRGPPRERPASVASAPAAAATTEAGSE, encoded by the coding sequence ATGGGCGACCCAAAATTCTCGAGGAAGAAGTACGAAACGCCGAACCACCCATGGCAGGGGACCCGCATCCAGGAGGAGAACGTCCTCGTGGCCAAGTACGGTCTCAAGAACAAGACGGAGCTTTGGAAGGCCCAGACGTTCCTTCGCAACTTCCGCGGGCAGGCGCGTGACCTTTTGGGCCGCCAAGGGCAGGGCGTTGCCCAAGTCGAACGCGAGACCAAACAGCTCCTCGCGAGACTCCACACCCTCGGGGTCGTGAGCGATAATGCAACACTTGACGACGTGCTCGCGCTCAACACCGAAGCCATCCTTACGCGTAGGCTCCAGACACAGGCGTACCTCAAGGGCCTCGCCGGGACCATCGAACAGGGCCGCCAGTTCATAGTCCACCGGCACGTCACGGTCAACGGCCGTGTAGTGACGATCCCCGGCCACTTGGTGAAACGCAGCGAAGAAGGCGCCATCGCCTGGCACGCTGACTCGGCGGTCGCGATGGACAGCCACCCGATGCACCCCAAGCCACGAGCGAACATCGTCCTTGAAACACCGGTGTTCCAACCGCGCGACAAGTTCGGTCGCGGCGGCCCGCCGCGCAGAGGACCGCCGAGAGAACGGCCGGCTTCGGTTGCCTCCGCGCCCGCCGCTGCCGCCACGACGGAGGCAGGCTCGGAATGA
- a CDS encoding ABC transporter permease: MGEFSGIQAIWIREFKIFQRERSRVISSLFTPLLWIFVFGGGLGNTVSLRAAELQGTNYQVFIFPGIVLQSVLFTTLFYGLYIVWDRKLDFLKEVLVAPVSRSSIFIGKVLGGCTDVLIQATVLLVLARVALGIDVTPIGFVACLLIVFVVAIGTVSIGLTLGSFFESFEGFQVVVSFIAFPMFFLSGGLFPVDDLPPALALGVALNPLTYGVDALRQVLIGHAAFPLVYDLAVISGFALVMMAVGTWAFSRMKI; this comes from the coding sequence GTGGGCGAATTCTCGGGGATACAAGCCATCTGGATACGCGAGTTCAAGATCTTCCAACGGGAGAGATCACGGGTCATCTCGTCGCTTTTCACGCCGCTTCTTTGGATCTTCGTTTTCGGCGGCGGCCTTGGGAACACCGTCTCGCTGCGGGCCGCTGAACTACAGGGGACGAACTACCAGGTGTTCATCTTCCCGGGGATAGTCCTTCAAAGCGTCCTCTTCACCACCCTGTTTTACGGGCTCTACATCGTCTGGGACAGGAAACTCGATTTCTTGAAGGAGGTCCTCGTGGCGCCCGTGTCACGTTCGAGCATCTTCATCGGAAAGGTCCTAGGCGGGTGCACGGACGTCCTCATCCAGGCGACCGTGCTACTCGTGCTCGCCCGCGTCGCGCTTGGGATAGACGTGACGCCCATCGGTTTCGTCGCGTGTCTCCTCATCGTTTTCGTGGTAGCGATCGGGACCGTTTCGATCGGCCTCACGCTCGGGAGCTTCTTCGAAAGCTTCGAGGGGTTCCAGGTGGTCGTGAGTTTCATCGCGTTCCCCATGTTCTTCCTCTCGGGCGGGCTCTTCCCCGTCGACGACCTCCCACCCGCCCTCGCGCTTGGCGTCGCCTTGAACCCGTTGACCTACGGCGTCGATGCGTTGCGCCAAGTACTGATCGGGCACGCCGCGTTCCCGCTTGTCTACGACCTCGCGGTCATCAGCGGCTTCGCCCTGGTCATGATGGCGGTCGGCACGTGGGCATTCTCGCGAATGAAGATTTGA
- a CDS encoding ATP-binding cassette domain-containing protein encodes MRTRSATPRLPNVQLLSFASSRVPDLTDPVIETHDLVKTYGKRGEIKAVDGVSLSIPKGEIFGLLGPNGAGKTTTISMLTTLKAPTSGSATVNGFDVVRDSHRVRQSVGIVFQEPSLDSLLTGRENLDLHARLYDVPRIKVKPRIAELLALVGLEARADHAVKTYSGGMKRRLEIARGLLHWPKVLFLDEPTLGLDPQTREHIWKYIEGMSTSMETTIVLTTHYMEEADRLCHRIGIIDKGKIIALGTPKELKAGLGGDVVRLRLKAPATAPFERLPFVQRAELVGSEVMLTVDNAERNLAAIFAAARDVEGVEVSKPTLNDVFLSVTGRSIRGDESAQESSWMDDAMRTVQQGER; translated from the coding sequence ATGAGGACGAGGAGCGCGACGCCCAGGTTACCCAATGTTCAATTACTGTCTTTTGCATCGAGCCGCGTGCCCGATTTGACCGACCCCGTCATCGAGACGCATGACCTCGTGAAGACCTACGGGAAACGTGGCGAGATCAAGGCCGTCGACGGCGTATCGTTGTCGATCCCGAAGGGGGAGATCTTCGGGCTCCTCGGGCCGAACGGGGCGGGGAAGACGACGACCATCTCAATGCTCACGACCCTCAAGGCGCCCACGAGCGGTTCGGCCACGGTGAACGGGTTCGACGTGGTGCGCGATTCGCACAGGGTCAGGCAATCGGTCGGGATAGTCTTCCAAGAACCTAGTCTTGACTCGCTCCTTACCGGAAGGGAGAACCTCGACCTCCACGCCCGCCTCTATGATGTCCCAAGGATAAAGGTGAAGCCTCGGATCGCAGAACTGCTCGCGTTGGTCGGCCTCGAGGCGCGCGCCGACCACGCGGTGAAGACCTATTCGGGCGGCATGAAACGGCGTCTCGAGATCGCGCGCGGCCTCCTTCATTGGCCGAAGGTATTGTTCCTCGACGAGCCGACTTTGGGCCTTGACCCTCAGACGCGCGAACACATCTGGAAGTACATCGAGGGGATGTCCACCTCCATGGAGACCACGATCGTCCTCACCACGCATTACATGGAGGAGGCGGATCGGCTCTGCCACCGGATCGGCATCATCGACAAAGGGAAGATCATCGCGCTGGGAACGCCCAAGGAACTGAAGGCCGGCCTCGGCGGGGACGTCGTGAGGCTGCGCCTCAAAGCCCCGGCCACCGCTCCCTTCGAAAGGCTTCCATTCGTGCAAAGAGCGGAGCTTGTTGGAAGCGAGGTCATGCTAACGGTGGACAACGCCGAACGCAACCTCGCGGCGATCTTCGCGGCCGCGCGCGACGTCGAGGGCGTCGAAGTATCGAAGCCCACCCTTAACGACGTGTTCCTCTCGGTCACGGGGCGTAGCATCCGCGGCGACGAGAGTGCGCAGGAATCGAGTTGGATGGACGATGCGATGCGCACGGTCCAGCAGGGGGAACGTTAG
- a CDS encoding 3-isopropylmalate dehydratase, which translates to MKVRGPALVLGDDVNTDVMLPGRYLFEWETLGQHVLEGLGSDYPARVRGKKVIVAGKNFGCGSSREQAVMAFKQAGVECIVARSFARIFFRNCVNLGLPPLTADVDVPDGALLEVDLGTGTITDDSTGRVWQARPLPANVLAIIKDGGLIAHLKGKLSKEKSQK; encoded by the coding sequence ATGAAGGTACGTGGGCCAGCGTTGGTCCTAGGGGACGACGTCAACACCGACGTGATGCTTCCTGGGCGCTACTTGTTCGAGTGGGAGACCCTGGGCCAGCACGTCCTTGAAGGGCTCGGGTCAGACTACCCGGCGCGGGTGCGAGGCAAGAAAGTCATCGTAGCCGGCAAGAATTTCGGTTGCGGGTCTTCACGCGAGCAGGCCGTCATGGCGTTCAAGCAGGCGGGCGTCGAATGCATCGTGGCCAGATCGTTCGCACGCATCTTCTTTCGAAACTGCGTGAACCTGGGCCTTCCCCCGCTCACCGCCGACGTGGACGTGCCGGACGGCGCCCTGCTCGAAGTGGATCTCGGGACCGGGACGATCACCGACGACTCGACCGGACGCGTTTGGCAAGCCAGGCCTTTGCCTGCGAATGTCCTCGCCATAATCAAGGACGGCGGGCTCATCGCGCACCTCAAGGGGAAACTTTCAAAAGAGAAAAGCCAGAAGTGA
- a CDS encoding tRNA sulfurtransferase — MVSVLSTPWRTFLVRYGELGIKSDQVRGRFERILCRNIEDAFLREGVQVAVKREYGRVYVVTPDEERGADILRRTFGVVSFSPVSECGSTLDEIKPFIAEYSMALLKPGQRFAVRARRTGDHKFTSMDAGREAGSAIFLANEAKGVKVDLSKPDVEIHLEVRQKRAFVFAHILPGPGGLPLSSQGKVVGIIDDVESAIACWMIMKRGAGLVPVVFEDGVEAKLSILKTLSAWAPRFKLRMVPVLPGLSEESRYRFQVAVAMGICRRTKAAAVVTGERVGELGTIPLIDPEVEFPIMRPVLALEDDYLDGLAQRIGFEKRGQWPTGQSRDASDLISMADAAALAVRALDQATDKEVSG, encoded by the coding sequence ATGGTCTCCGTCCTGTCGACCCCCTGGCGCACCTTCCTCGTCCGCTACGGCGAGTTGGGGATCAAGAGTGACCAGGTCCGGGGCCGGTTCGAACGCATCCTTTGCAGAAACATCGAGGACGCGTTTCTTCGCGAAGGCGTGCAGGTGGCCGTCAAGCGCGAGTACGGGCGGGTCTACGTGGTCACGCCCGACGAGGAGCGGGGCGCCGATATCCTGCGACGCACGTTCGGGGTCGTGAGTTTCAGCCCGGTGTCGGAGTGCGGGTCGACGCTGGATGAGATAAAGCCGTTCATTGCCGAGTACTCGATGGCGCTTCTCAAGCCCGGCCAACGTTTTGCCGTACGTGCGCGTCGCACTGGAGATCACAAGTTCACGTCAATGGATGCGGGACGCGAAGCCGGGTCCGCGATCTTCCTTGCCAATGAGGCAAAGGGCGTCAAGGTGGACCTTTCGAAGCCCGATGTGGAGATCCATTTGGAAGTGCGCCAGAAGCGGGCGTTCGTGTTCGCTCACATCCTCCCCGGCCCGGGCGGCCTCCCGCTTTCGTCGCAGGGGAAAGTCGTCGGCATCATCGACGACGTCGAGTCGGCGATCGCGTGTTGGATGATAATGAAGCGCGGCGCCGGTCTTGTTCCCGTCGTGTTTGAGGACGGCGTGGAAGCGAAGCTCTCGATCCTCAAGACGCTTTCCGCTTGGGCGCCGCGGTTCAAACTCCGTATGGTCCCGGTGCTGCCAGGTCTTTCGGAGGAATCGCGGTACCGGTTCCAGGTGGCCGTCGCGATGGGCATCTGCCGGCGGACCAAAGCGGCGGCCGTGGTGACGGGCGAGCGTGTGGGCGAGCTCGGCACGATCCCGCTCATCGACCCGGAAGTGGAGTTCCCCATAATGAGGCCCGTGTTGGCCCTCGAAGACGACTACTTGGACGGGCTCGCCCAAAGGATCGGGTTCGAAAAACGTGGTCAATGGCCGACCGGGCAATCGCGCGACGCCTCGGACCTCATCAGCATGGCCGACGCCGCAGCGTTGGCCGTGAGGGCACTGGACCAGGCGACGGACAAGGAGGTTTCAGGGTGA